One window of the Allosaccharopolyspora coralli genome contains the following:
- a CDS encoding HelD family protein, which yields MSHARGDRETVRTADLDAEQQYVSMLYDKLDAVRRETAQRLARTLRETGGTPQARTERDVSTTMYTDTLTQLSAVENGLCFGRLDLDSGEDFHIGRIGLFDEEHEYEPLLIDWRAPAARPFYLATAASRDGVLRRRHIRTRQRTVVDLEDEVLDLDAAHEGNDLGLAGEATLLAALDARRTGQMRDIVATIQAEQDRIIRAPMNGVLVVQGGPGTGKTAVALHRAAYLLYTFREQLSRRGVLVVGPNTTFLRYIGQVLPSLGETGVLLSTVGQLYPGIDATAAESPASAEIKGRLDMVKVLTAAMKDRQQVPKDHIEVSFDREALRFHRKDCMQARTRARRSRRPHNEARRVFRTEMFTVLTEQVADRLGRDLLDQRDLDEINTELRADPAVNKVLDDLWPQLTPHEVLSDLWSSPARLATATRKILDERERDLLSRPATAEWTPADVPLLDELAELLGEDDSAARAEQEREEREQLAYAQGVLHIMEQDEEIADEERLRVSDVLDAELLAERHEHRSELTAAERAAEDRTWTFGHVIVDEAQELSAMAWRVLMRRCPSRSMTLVGDIAQTGASGGAESWDAVLSPYVRQRWRYEQLTVNYRTPSEIMNIAAEVLAAMDTELSPPTSVRSSGFPPWVREIADPGVELGGIVSEEIAAVEGTVAVLVPSALHDEIGDWLESEVDSLVLGRTPEDLESSAVLLTVEQAKGLEFDSVVVVDPEAMLADSPHGTNDLYVALTRSTQRLGIVHTGTLPEALTPLAE from the coding sequence TTGTCCCACGCCCGAGGTGACCGGGAGACCGTCCGTACCGCCGACCTCGACGCCGAACAGCAGTACGTCTCGATGCTCTACGACAAGCTCGACGCGGTGCGTCGTGAGACGGCGCAACGGCTCGCCCGCACGCTGCGGGAAACCGGCGGCACACCGCAGGCCCGCACCGAACGTGACGTGTCGACGACGATGTACACCGACACGCTCACGCAGCTCAGCGCGGTGGAGAACGGGTTGTGCTTCGGCAGGCTGGACCTCGACTCCGGCGAGGATTTCCACATCGGACGGATCGGCCTGTTCGACGAGGAACACGAGTACGAACCGTTGCTCATCGACTGGCGCGCCCCCGCGGCCCGCCCGTTCTACCTGGCGACCGCCGCGTCACGGGACGGCGTGCTGCGCCGCCGCCACATCCGCACCCGGCAGCGCACGGTGGTCGACCTCGAGGACGAGGTGCTCGACCTCGACGCCGCGCACGAGGGCAACGACCTCGGTCTCGCGGGTGAGGCGACGTTGCTGGCGGCGCTCGATGCGCGGCGCACCGGGCAGATGCGCGACATCGTGGCGACGATCCAGGCCGAACAGGACCGGATCATCCGCGCGCCCATGAACGGCGTGCTCGTCGTCCAGGGCGGCCCGGGTACCGGCAAGACCGCGGTGGCGCTGCACCGTGCCGCCTACCTGCTGTACACCTTCCGCGAGCAGCTCTCCCGCCGGGGCGTGCTCGTGGTCGGGCCGAACACGACGTTCCTCCGCTACATCGGGCAGGTCCTTCCGTCGCTGGGCGAAACGGGCGTGTTGCTGTCCACTGTGGGCCAGCTCTACCCCGGAATCGACGCCACGGCGGCGGAATCCCCGGCGTCCGCGGAGATCAAGGGGCGCCTCGACATGGTCAAGGTCCTCACCGCGGCGATGAAGGACCGCCAGCAGGTACCGAAGGACCACATCGAGGTCAGCTTCGACCGGGAAGCACTGCGGTTCCACCGCAAGGACTGCATGCAGGCCCGCACCCGTGCCCGCCGTTCGCGGCGGCCGCACAACGAGGCGCGGCGGGTGTTCCGGACCGAGATGTTCACCGTGCTCACCGAACAGGTCGCCGACCGCCTTGGCCGGGACCTGCTCGACCAGCGCGACCTCGACGAGATCAACACCGAGCTGCGCGCGGATCCGGCGGTGAACAAGGTTCTCGACGATCTGTGGCCGCAGCTGACTCCGCACGAGGTGCTCTCCGACCTGTGGAGCTCACCGGCCCGGCTGGCCACCGCGACCCGCAAGATCCTGGACGAGCGGGAGCGCGACTTGCTCTCGCGTCCTGCCACGGCGGAGTGGACGCCTGCGGATGTGCCGCTGCTCGACGAGCTCGCGGAGCTGCTTGGTGAGGACGATTCCGCCGCACGGGCGGAACAGGAGCGCGAAGAACGCGAACAGCTCGCCTACGCGCAAGGCGTCCTGCACATCATGGAGCAGGACGAAGAGATCGCGGACGAGGAGCGCCTCCGCGTGTCCGACGTTCTCGACGCCGAGTTGCTGGCGGAGCGCCACGAACACCGCAGTGAGCTCACCGCAGCCGAACGCGCGGCCGAGGACCGCACCTGGACGTTCGGGCACGTCATCGTCGACGAGGCACAGGAGCTGTCGGCGATGGCGTGGCGAGTGCTCATGCGCCGCTGCCCGAGCAGGTCGATGACGCTGGTCGGCGACATCGCCCAGACCGGCGCCTCCGGTGGCGCCGAGTCGTGGGACGCCGTGCTGTCCCCCTACGTCCGGCAACGCTGGCGCTACGAACAGCTCACCGTCAACTACCGCACGCCGTCCGAGATCATGAACATCGCGGCGGAGGTGCTGGCGGCCATGGACACCGAACTGAGCCCTCCGACCTCGGTGCGTTCCAGCGGGTTTCCGCCGTGGGTTCGGGAAATCGCCGACCCCGGCGTCGAACTCGGCGGGATCGTGAGCGAGGAGATCGCGGCCGTGGAAGGAACGGTCGCCGTACTCGTGCCGTCCGCGCTCCACGACGAGATCGGCGACTGGTTGGAGTCCGAAGTAGACTCCCTTGTTCTCGGGCGCACACCGGAAGACCTCGAGAGCAGCGCGGTGCTGCTCACCGTCGAACAAGCCAAGGGCCTGGAGTTCGACTCGGTCGTCGTGGTCGACCCCGAGGCGATGCTGGCCGACTCGCCGCACGGCACCAACGACCTCTACGTCGCGCTCACCCGTAGCACCCAACGCCTCGGCATCGTCCACACCGGCACCCTCCCGGAGGCCCTCACGCCCCTCGCGGAGTGA
- a CDS encoding type IV toxin-antitoxin system AbiEi family antitoxin domain-containing protein produces MRKRRIIDWDLVDSCATRGVITVRELEELGVPRQTISRRLQAGGPWTRLLPGVALLATGPPTVDQRIEAALRYAGHAATVTGLAAAAKHGLRRSPQVESVHVLVPSDRRRRAQAEFVQVERTQRLPEPVHVHTTPIAPLPAPCSTAHDGSPNWTESAHCLPNPYNAD; encoded by the coding sequence ATGAGGAAGCGGAGAATCATCGATTGGGATCTCGTGGACAGCTGCGCGACGCGCGGAGTCATCACTGTTCGCGAACTCGAAGAACTGGGCGTGCCGCGGCAGACGATCTCCCGTCGGCTCCAGGCAGGTGGGCCGTGGACGCGTCTGTTACCGGGCGTGGCGCTGCTTGCCACCGGTCCACCCACCGTGGATCAACGTATCGAGGCGGCGCTGCGCTACGCGGGCCACGCCGCGACGGTGACCGGTCTCGCAGCAGCGGCCAAGCACGGCTTACGCCGGTCGCCACAGGTCGAGAGCGTGCACGTGCTCGTGCCATCCGATCGGCGCCGCCGAGCTCAAGCTGAGTTCGTCCAGGTTGAGCGCACACAACGGCTGCCCGAGCCGGTCCACGTTCACACGACGCCCATCGCTCCGCTCCCCGCGCCGTGCTCGACGGCGCACGACGGTTCACCGAATTGGACCGAATCCGCGCACTGCTTGCCGAACCCGTACAACGCGGACTGA
- the gltB gene encoding glutamate synthase large subunit, with amino-acid sequence MVFSANPGPQGLYDPDEEQDSCGVAMVADIRGRRSHAIVADALTALANLEHRGAAGAEPTSGDGAGILLQLPDGLLRAEAGFTLPEPDASGESRYVAGVCFLPSDPAERAKAVAIVERLAAEEQLRVLGWRDVPVAQEHAGVGPTALGCMPHFAMLFAEGAAGESGLALDRLAFCLRKRAEHVAAAEDLEVYFPSLSSRTLVYKGMLTTEQLPAFFPDLTDERLESAIGLVHSRFSTNTFPSWPLAHPFRYVAHNGEINTVRGNRNRMRAREALLESDLVPGDLSRLYPICGDEGSDSASFDEVLELLHLGGRSLPHAVLMMIPEAWENHAEMDPKRKAFYQFHASLMEPWDGPACVTFTDGELVGAVLDRNGLRPARWWQTADDRVVLASESGVLDLKPDQVVAKGRLQPGRMFLVDTARGCLVDDEEVKSELAEQHAYGEWLHAGLMHLESLPDREHVVHSHESVVRRQLAFGYTEEELGLLLAPMATSGGEPLGSMGSDTPMAPLSQRSRMLYDYFVQGFAQVTNPPLDAIREEIVTSVARVMGPEGNLLEPSAASCRHVVLPNPVIDNDELAKLIHINSDGDLPGFACSILSGLYEVDGGGDALADAIERVKQDASEAIASGARILVLSDRDADHKRAPIPSLLLVSAVHHHLVRTKERLRVALVVETGDAREVHHIATLLGYGAAAVNPYLAFETIEDMITTGQISGIRPRTAVRNYVQALVKGVLKVMSKMGISTVGAYTAAQVFESVGLSRDLVAQYFKGTTSKLDGVGLDVLAEEVAVRHRRAYPDNPTDRVHRRLEVGGEYSYRREGEIHLFTPETVFALQHSTKTRAYEKYREYTAEVDRLSREGGTLRGMFGFDSDREPVSIEEVEPVSSIVKRFHTGAMSYGAISAEAHETLAIAMNRLGGKSNSGEGGEDADRLYDPERRSAVKQVASGRFGVTSEFLVNADDVQIKMAQGAKPGEGGQLPGYKVYPWIAKTRHSTPGVGLISPPPHHDIYSIEDLAQLIHDLKNANERARVLVKLVSETGVGTVAAGVAKAHSDVVMISGHDGGTGAAALTSLKHTGSPWEIGLAEAQQTLRVNGLRDRITVQCDGGFKTGRDVMVAALLGAEEYGFATTPLVVAGCIMMRVCHLDTCPVGVATQNPDLRARYTGQADHVVNFFEFVAQEVREYLAELGFRSLDEAVGQVSALRTEEALQHWKAQGLDLGPVFEEPETPYSSVRRRVREQDHGLEHALDRTLIQLAEAGLEDAHPLRLQLPVRNVNRTGGTLLGAEVTRRYGGNGLPDDTIHVEFDGSAGQSFGAFLPPGVTLDLVGDANDYVGKGLSGGRILVRPHPDSAFAAEEQVIAGNVIGYGATGGELFLRGKVGERFCVRNSGALAVAEGAGDHAFEYMTGGRAVVLGSTGRNLAAGMSGGIAYVLDLDPVRANTAMVELQRPTAKDLKWLREVVERHRDLTGSAVATSLLGDWPRRSAAFTKVMPRDYQRVLEASRLARAEGRDEEEAIMEASRG; translated from the coding sequence ATGGTGTTCTCCGCGAATCCCGGTCCCCAGGGTCTCTACGATCCTGACGAGGAACAGGACTCCTGTGGTGTGGCCATGGTGGCTGACATCCGAGGGCGGCGTTCCCACGCGATCGTGGCGGACGCGCTGACGGCGCTGGCGAACCTCGAGCACCGCGGCGCCGCCGGCGCCGAGCCGACGAGCGGGGACGGCGCGGGCATCCTGCTGCAGCTGCCGGACGGGCTGCTGCGTGCGGAAGCCGGCTTCACGCTGCCCGAACCCGATGCCTCCGGCGAGTCCCGGTACGTGGCCGGTGTCTGCTTTCTCCCGTCGGACCCCGCCGAGCGGGCGAAGGCCGTGGCGATCGTCGAGCGCCTCGCCGCCGAGGAACAGTTGCGCGTGCTCGGGTGGCGGGACGTGCCGGTCGCCCAGGAACATGCCGGCGTCGGTCCGACCGCGCTCGGCTGCATGCCGCACTTCGCGATGCTGTTCGCCGAGGGCGCCGCCGGAGAGTCCGGCCTGGCGCTGGACCGGCTGGCATTCTGCCTCCGCAAGCGCGCCGAGCACGTGGCGGCGGCCGAGGATCTGGAGGTCTACTTCCCGTCACTGTCGAGCCGCACCCTGGTCTACAAGGGAATGTTGACCACCGAGCAGCTTCCCGCGTTCTTCCCCGACCTCACCGACGAGCGGCTGGAGAGCGCGATCGGACTGGTGCACAGCCGGTTCTCCACGAACACGTTCCCGTCGTGGCCGCTGGCGCACCCGTTTCGCTACGTCGCGCACAACGGGGAGATCAACACCGTTCGCGGCAATCGCAACCGGATGCGGGCCCGCGAAGCACTCCTGGAATCGGACCTCGTGCCGGGCGACCTCTCGCGGCTCTATCCGATCTGCGGGGACGAGGGCTCGGACTCGGCCTCGTTCGACGAGGTTCTCGAACTGCTGCACCTCGGCGGCCGCAGCCTGCCGCACGCGGTGCTGATGATGATCCCGGAGGCGTGGGAGAACCACGCCGAGATGGACCCGAAACGCAAGGCCTTCTACCAGTTCCACGCGAGCCTCATGGAACCGTGGGACGGCCCCGCGTGCGTGACGTTCACCGACGGCGAGCTCGTGGGCGCGGTGCTGGACCGCAACGGCTTGCGCCCGGCGCGCTGGTGGCAGACCGCCGACGACAGGGTGGTGCTCGCCAGCGAGAGCGGTGTTCTCGACCTCAAACCGGACCAGGTCGTCGCCAAGGGCCGCCTGCAGCCGGGCCGGATGTTCCTCGTCGACACCGCCAGGGGGTGCCTTGTCGACGACGAGGAGGTCAAGTCCGAGCTGGCCGAACAGCACGCCTACGGGGAGTGGCTGCACGCCGGGCTCATGCATCTGGAGAGCCTGCCGGACCGTGAGCACGTGGTGCACAGCCACGAGTCGGTGGTCCGTCGTCAGCTCGCGTTCGGCTACACCGAGGAGGAACTCGGGCTGCTGCTCGCGCCGATGGCCACCAGCGGCGGCGAGCCGCTCGGGTCGATGGGCTCGGACACCCCGATGGCGCCGCTGTCCCAGCGTTCCCGGATGCTCTACGACTATTTCGTACAGGGGTTCGCCCAGGTCACGAACCCGCCGTTGGACGCCATCCGCGAGGAGATCGTCACGTCCGTGGCGCGCGTGATGGGCCCGGAGGGCAATCTGCTGGAACCCTCGGCCGCGTCGTGCAGGCACGTGGTGCTGCCGAACCCGGTCATCGACAACGACGAGCTCGCCAAACTCATCCACATCAACTCCGACGGCGACCTGCCCGGGTTCGCGTGCTCCATCCTTTCCGGACTGTACGAAGTGGACGGTGGCGGCGACGCGCTGGCGGACGCGATCGAACGCGTCAAACAGGACGCGTCCGAGGCGATCGCGTCCGGCGCGCGCATTCTCGTGCTCTCCGACCGCGACGCGGACCACAAGCGGGCGCCCATTCCGTCGCTGCTGCTCGTCTCGGCGGTGCACCACCATCTCGTGCGGACCAAGGAACGGCTGCGGGTCGCGCTCGTGGTGGAGACCGGCGACGCACGCGAGGTGCACCACATCGCCACCCTGCTCGGTTACGGTGCCGCCGCGGTGAACCCGTACCTGGCCTTCGAGACGATCGAGGACATGATCACCACCGGCCAGATCAGCGGGATCCGGCCGCGCACCGCCGTGCGCAACTACGTGCAGGCGTTGGTCAAGGGCGTGCTCAAGGTGATGTCCAAGATGGGGATCTCCACCGTCGGCGCGTACACGGCCGCGCAGGTCTTCGAGTCCGTCGGACTGTCCCGGGACCTCGTCGCGCAGTACTTCAAGGGCACGACGTCCAAATTAGACGGTGTCGGTCTGGACGTGCTCGCCGAGGAAGTCGCGGTGCGCCACCGTCGTGCGTACCCGGACAACCCGACCGATCGGGTGCACCGCAGGCTCGAGGTCGGCGGCGAGTACTCGTACCGCCGTGAGGGCGAAATCCACCTGTTCACCCCGGAAACCGTCTTCGCGCTGCAGCACTCGACGAAGACCCGGGCCTACGAGAAGTACCGCGAGTACACCGCCGAGGTCGACCGGCTCTCCCGAGAGGGCGGCACCCTGCGCGGCATGTTCGGCTTCGACAGCGACCGCGAACCGGTTTCGATCGAGGAGGTCGAACCGGTCAGCTCCATCGTCAAGCGGTTCCACACCGGCGCGATGAGCTACGGTGCCATCTCCGCCGAGGCGCACGAGACGCTCGCGATCGCGATGAACCGGCTCGGCGGCAAGTCGAACTCCGGAGAGGGCGGCGAGGACGCTGACCGGCTCTACGACCCGGAGCGTCGCTCGGCGGTCAAACAGGTCGCCTCCGGGCGATTCGGCGTCACCAGCGAGTTCCTCGTCAACGCCGACGACGTCCAGATCAAGATGGCGCAGGGCGCCAAGCCCGGAGAAGGGGGTCAGCTTCCGGGGTACAAGGTGTACCCGTGGATCGCCAAGACCCGGCACTCCACGCCCGGCGTCGGCCTCATCTCGCCGCCGCCGCACCACGACATCTACTCGATCGAAGACCTCGCCCAGCTCATCCACGACCTGAAGAACGCCAACGAGCGGGCCCGGGTCCTGGTCAAGCTCGTCTCCGAGACCGGTGTCGGCACCGTCGCCGCTGGGGTCGCCAAGGCGCACTCGGACGTGGTCATGATCTCCGGGCACGACGGGGGCACCGGTGCCGCCGCGTTGACCTCGCTCAAGCACACGGGAAGCCCGTGGGAGATCGGCCTGGCCGAGGCGCAGCAGACGCTGCGCGTCAACGGCCTGCGTGACCGCATCACGGTCCAGTGCGACGGCGGTTTCAAGACGGGGCGCGACGTGATGGTGGCGGCGCTGCTCGGGGCCGAGGAATACGGCTTCGCGACGACCCCGCTGGTGGTGGCGGGCTGCATCATGATGCGCGTGTGCCACCTCGACACCTGCCCGGTCGGCGTGGCCACCCAGAACCCGGACCTTCGGGCGCGCTACACCGGTCAGGCCGACCACGTGGTGAACTTCTTCGAGTTCGTCGCCCAAGAAGTGCGGGAATACCTGGCGGAGCTCGGTTTCCGCAGTCTCGACGAGGCGGTCGGCCAGGTCTCGGCCCTGCGCACCGAAGAGGCGCTGCAGCACTGGAAGGCCCAGGGACTCGACCTCGGACCCGTCTTCGAGGAACCGGAGACGCCGTACTCCTCGGTGCGTCGCCGGGTTCGCGAGCAGGACCATGGTCTGGAGCACGCGCTGGACCGCACGCTCATCCAGCTCGCCGAGGCCGGTCTCGAGGACGCACACCCGCTGCGGTTGCAGCTGCCGGTGCGCAACGTCAACCGCACTGGCGGCACCCTGCTCGGCGCCGAGGTCACCCGCCGCTACGGCGGGAACGGGTTGCCGGACGACACGATCCACGTCGAGTTCGACGGCTCGGCCGGACAGTCGTTCGGCGCGTTCCTGCCGCCCGGCGTCACGTTGGATCTCGTCGGCGACGCCAACGACTACGTCGGCAAGGGACTCTCCGGTGGACGGATCCTCGTCCGTCCGCACCCGGACTCGGCGTTCGCCGCGGAGGAGCAGGTCATCGCGGGCAACGTGATCGGCTACGGCGCCACCGGCGGCGAGCTCTTCCTGCGCGGCAAGGTCGGCGAGCGGTTCTGCGTCCGTAACTCCGGCGCGCTCGCCGTCGCAGAAGGTGCCGGTGACCACGCGTTCGAGTACATGACCGGTGGCCGGGCGGTGGTGCTCGGCAGCACCGGCCGCAACCTCGCGGCGGGCATGTCCGGCGGAATCGCCTACGTGCTGGACCTCGATCCGGTCCGGGCGAACACCGCCATGGTCGAGTTGCAGCGCCCCACCGCGAAGGACCTCAAGTGGCTGCGCGAGGTCGTGGAACGCCACCGCGACCTCACCGGCTCGGCGGTGGCGACGTCGCTGCTCGGCGACTGGCCGCGCCGCTCGGCGGCGTTCACGAAGGTGATGCCGCGCGACTACCAGCGAGTGCTCGAAGCCTCCCGGCTCGCCCGCGCCGAGGGACGGGACGAGGAAGAGGCGATCATGGAGGCGTCCCGTGGCTGA
- a CDS encoding GntT/GntP/DsdX family permease: protein MLAAPAASWTAHDTRLLSATLAGIAVIVLLISWAKLHPFLSLALGAGTLGVVAGMPFGDLVETFTEGLGSTVGEVGLLVALGAMLGKLLTDTGGADEIVETVLRHTTRRSLPWAMVFVASLLGLPMFFEVGVVVLVPVVIMVASRAEQPVLRIGIPALAGLSVLHGLLPPHPGPLAAVDALGVDLGLTLAVGLVVAIPTAIVSGPLFGSLIARRVEVPTPTHLLGDAERARPGQRPGFALATTMLLMPVVLMLGKSFADLTLAEGSAGYLVLDTVGTPVVALMLTVLTAVVALGRGARFSRTRLADTVGGALPPIAGIILIVGAGGGFKQTLVDSGVDTMITDLARGASLSPLVLAWLIAVGIRVATGSATVATISAAGIVAPLVAGMDPVQGALVALAIGSGSLFLSHVNDAGFWLVKEYFGMTVGQTLRSWSVMETLLSVVSFGFILVIDLVL, encoded by the coding sequence CTGCTCGCCGCGCCTGCGGCGAGCTGGACCGCCCACGACACCCGCCTGCTGTCGGCCACGCTCGCCGGAATCGCCGTGATCGTGCTGCTGATCAGCTGGGCGAAGCTGCACCCGTTCCTGTCGCTCGCGCTCGGCGCGGGCACCCTCGGCGTGGTCGCAGGGATGCCCTTCGGCGACCTCGTCGAGACGTTCACCGAGGGGCTCGGCTCCACCGTCGGCGAAGTCGGCCTGCTCGTGGCACTCGGCGCGATGCTCGGCAAGCTGCTCACCGACACCGGTGGCGCCGACGAGATCGTCGAGACGGTGCTCCGGCACACCACCCGCCGCAGCCTGCCGTGGGCGATGGTCTTCGTCGCCTCCCTGCTCGGACTGCCGATGTTCTTCGAGGTCGGCGTGGTCGTTCTCGTGCCGGTGGTGATCATGGTCGCGAGCCGGGCCGAACAGCCCGTCCTGCGCATCGGGATTCCCGCGCTCGCCGGACTCTCCGTCCTGCACGGGCTGCTCCCGCCGCATCCGGGGCCACTCGCCGCGGTCGACGCGCTCGGAGTCGACCTCGGTCTCACCCTCGCGGTGGGACTCGTCGTCGCGATCCCCACCGCGATCGTCTCCGGCCCGTTGTTCGGTTCCCTCATCGCACGTCGCGTCGAGGTGCCCACCCCCACGCACCTACTCGGCGACGCGGAACGCGCACGACCCGGGCAACGTCCCGGCTTCGCGCTCGCCACGACGATGCTGCTAATGCCGGTCGTGCTCATGCTCGGCAAGTCGTTCGCCGACCTCACCCTCGCCGAAGGCTCCGCGGGCTACCTTGTGCTCGACACGGTGGGAACCCCGGTCGTGGCGCTCATGCTCACGGTGCTGACCGCCGTCGTCGCGCTCGGCCGCGGCGCCCGGTTCAGCCGCACCCGCCTGGCCGACACCGTCGGCGGCGCGCTGCCCCCGATCGCCGGGATCATCCTGATCGTCGGCGCGGGCGGCGGTTTCAAACAGACCCTGGTCGACTCCGGGGTCGACACGATGATCACCGACCTCGCCCGCGGTGCCTCGCTGTCGCCGCTGGTGCTCGCCTGGCTCATCGCGGTCGGCATCCGGGTCGCCACCGGCTCGGCGACCGTCGCCACGATCTCCGCCGCGGGCATCGTCGCTCCCCTCGTCGCAGGCATGGACCCCGTGCAGGGCGCGCTCGTCGCGCTGGCCATCGGGTCCGGGTCGCTGTTCCTCTCGCACGTCAACGACGCCGGGTTCTGGCTGGTCAAGGAGTACTTCGGAATGACCGTCGGGCAGACGCTGCGCAGCTGGTCGGTGATGGAGACGCTTCTGTCGGTGGTCTCGTTCGGGTTCATTCTGGTCATCGACCTCGTGCTGTAG
- a CDS encoding glutamate synthase subunit beta, with the protein MADPHGFLKYERRNAPKRSTDDRLGDWNEVYAALSTEERAEQVSTQAARCMDCGIPFCHSGSAGCPLGNLIPEWNNMVRGGRWEAASERLHATNNFPEFTGKLCPAPCEAGCVLAISPEAGGAVAIKRVEETISEVAWENDYVTAQVPEISTGKRVAVVGSGPAGLAAAQQLSRAGHEVVVHERDDRIGGLMRYGIPEFKMEKSVLDRRLAQMRAEGTKFITNCEVGVDLGVDDLRAGFDAVVLAVGALRGRDDRTVPGRELNGVHMAMDHLVPANKEVEGDGPTTISAEGKHVLVIGGGDTGADCYGTATRQGAASVTQLDNYPQPPSERDPDQSPWPTWPYILRTYPAHEEAGERKFAVAVESFVDDGNGNVCAVRLREVKVERDADGRRQVVPTSDEVQELPCDLALYAIGFEGVEHMDLLPGLGIALSPRGSIGCGSNWETTAPGVFVCGDAHRGASLVVWAIAEGRSVANAVDEHLTGESDLPSPVHPTALPLAV; encoded by the coding sequence GTGGCTGATCCGCACGGTTTTCTCAAGTACGAGCGCCGGAACGCGCCGAAACGATCGACCGACGATCGCCTCGGTGACTGGAACGAGGTATACGCCGCGCTGTCCACAGAGGAGCGTGCGGAGCAGGTCTCGACGCAGGCCGCGCGCTGCATGGACTGCGGAATCCCGTTCTGCCACAGTGGATCCGCAGGGTGCCCGCTCGGGAACCTGATTCCCGAGTGGAACAACATGGTCCGTGGCGGTCGTTGGGAGGCCGCCAGTGAGCGGCTGCACGCGACGAACAACTTTCCGGAGTTCACGGGCAAGTTGTGTCCTGCGCCGTGCGAAGCCGGCTGTGTGCTCGCGATCTCGCCGGAGGCCGGTGGCGCGGTCGCGATCAAACGAGTCGAGGAGACCATTTCCGAGGTGGCGTGGGAGAACGACTACGTCACCGCGCAGGTTCCGGAGATCAGCACCGGCAAGCGCGTCGCCGTGGTCGGCTCGGGTCCTGCGGGCCTGGCCGCCGCGCAGCAGCTCAGCCGTGCCGGTCACGAAGTCGTCGTGCACGAGCGGGACGACCGCATCGGCGGGCTGATGCGGTACGGGATTCCCGAGTTCAAGATGGAGAAGTCCGTCCTGGATCGTCGGCTCGCGCAGATGCGTGCCGAGGGCACCAAGTTCATCACCAACTGCGAGGTCGGGGTGGACCTCGGCGTCGACGACCTGCGTGCCGGTTTCGACGCGGTGGTCCTCGCTGTCGGCGCCCTTCGTGGTCGTGACGACCGCACGGTTCCCGGGCGCGAGCTCAACGGTGTGCACATGGCGATGGACCATCTCGTTCCGGCGAACAAGGAGGTCGAGGGCGACGGTCCGACCACCATCTCCGCCGAGGGCAAGCACGTTCTCGTCATCGGTGGCGGTGACACCGGAGCCGACTGCTACGGCACCGCGACCCGACAGGGCGCGGCGAGCGTGACTCAGCTGGACAACTACCCGCAGCCGCCGAGTGAACGGGATCCGGACCAGTCCCCGTGGCCGACGTGGCCGTACATCCTCCGCACGTACCCGGCGCACGAGGAAGCCGGTGAGCGGAAGTTCGCGGTCGCCGTGGAATCCTTTGTGGACGACGGCAACGGGAACGTGTGCGCGGTGCGGCTGCGTGAGGTGAAGGTCGAGCGCGACGCGGACGGCCGGAGGCAAGTCGTGCCCACCTCCGACGAGGTCCAGGAACTGCCGTGCGACCTCGCCCTCTACGCGATCGGCTTCGAGGGTGTGGAGCACATGGACCTGCTGCCGGGACTCGGTATCGCACTCAGCCCGCGCGGAAGCATCGGCTGCGGCTCGAACTGGGAGACCACCGCGCCGGGCGTGTTCGTCTGCGGCGACGCCCACCGTGGTGCCTCGCTGGTGGTGTGGGCGATCGCGGAGGGTCGTTCGGTGGCCAACGCGGTCGACGAGCACCTCACCGGCGAGTCCGACCTGCCGTCCCCGGTTCACCCCACCGCCCTCCCCCTGGCGGTCTGA